In Pseudomonas sp. HR96, the DNA window CGCTGGCGCTCCCAGCCATTTTCAGTTGAACGCCCGGGCTGCCAGCGTCAACCGCGCCATCGCCCGTTCGGCGCTCACGCGCCGCTCTGTTCTGGGCCTGTTGGCTTGAGCGCCGTTGGTCTGCGCAGGCTTGCCGGGACGGCATTTGTCGTGCTGTCGTGTCATGAAATGAGCAGTCCCTGACACATTAGCTCACCTATAGCGCAAAAGGTTTCGCCATGCACGACCCTTCTGCAGCGGCCTTCTGGTGTTCGACCTCGGCCCTTGTCCTCTTGTTGACGGCAGTGATCCTGCTCGGCGTGATCGCCTGGAGCAGCGTGGCGACCTTGCTGTTGCGTCGACGAGAACTGGCCAACGGCCATACGCGGGTGTTGATCTGGGACGCCAAGGTGGCCCTGCGCCGGGTCGAAACCGTGTTCGAGCGGTTTTTCTGGGGCGGCTACTGGCAGCCGGCGCGCAGTTTCCAGGAGGTCATGGGCGACCTCGGCGGCACGCCACTGGACACCAGCCTGGCGGCGCTGAAGCTGCATTGCCGCGTGCTCGACGAGGAAATGGGCGAGGGCAATTGGCATTGGCTCAAGGACGCCCGCGAGCTGAGCAATGTCGCCACCTCACTGGCCCGCCAGCGTTTTCTCATGGAGTGCGCCGAACCGGCCCAGGCCGGCGAGATCAATGGCGAACTGGAGATGCTGGTGTACACCTGGACCACCCAGCTGCGCACTTTCGAGCACCATCTGGACAGTCTGGAAAATGAGTATTCCTAGGCGCAGACGCGGCCTGGCCACCCGAGAGGGCGCCAGGCCGGTTTGACCTCAAAGCCAGCTCACCACCGTTGCTTCGGGCAGGCGGGACTTGGGCAGCTTGGCATTGAAGTCGCTCTCGGCGCGGTAGCCCAGAGCCGCCACCACCACGCTGGTATAGCCCTTCTCGCGCAGGCCCAGGGCCTTGTCGAGGGCGCGGAAGTCGCAGCCTTCGATCGGTGTGGCGTCGACACCGCTGGCGGCGGCCGCCAGCAGCAGGGTGCCGAGGGCCAGGTAAGTCTGCTTTTCCATCCAGTGCTGCAGGTCTTTCTGGTCATAGCGGTGCAGGTTGACGTAGCTCAGGCGGCTGGCGGCGGTGCCGGCCTTGGCCTGTTCGGTGTCGAAGCGACCATCGGCGGTTTCCTGGGCCAGCACGGCGTCCAGGTGCTCGTCGGTCATGCTGGTGCGGGTGCAGAACACGATCACGTGGGAGGCGTTGAGCACCTTGCCCTCGTTGTAGGCATAGCCTTCGTGCATGCCGGCGGCGGCGATCTGCTGGCGCGCTTCGGGGGTGGCCGCGACGACGAAATGCCAGGGCTGCGAGTTGACCGACGACGGCGCGTGGCGCAGCAGGGTCAGCAGCTCCTGGAAGGTCTCGTCGGGGATGCGCTTGGCGGCGTCGTAGGCCTTGGTGGTGTAGCGGGTCTTGGACAGGCTGTGCAGGCTCATTTCGGTCTATTCCAGTAATGGATTCGGGTCAGAAACCTTCGAGGACGATCTTGCCTTGGGCACGGCCGCTTTCCAGCAGCTGGTGCGCACGGCGCAGGTTGGCGGCATTGATGGTGCCGTAGTGTTCGCCAAAGGTGGTTTTCAGCACACCCTGGTCGACCAGCTCGGCCACCCGCTCGAGCAGTTCATGCTGGCGAATCATGTCGGCGGTCTGGTACAGCGAGCGGGTGAACATCAACTCCCAGTGCAGCGACAGCGCCTTGCGCTTCATCGGCACCACATCGAGGCTGGCCGGGTCGTCGATCAGGGCCAGCTTGCCTTGCGGTTGCAGCGCTTCGATCAGCTGCTCGAAGTGGCTGTCGGTGTGGGTCAGGCTGGCCACATGGGTGACCTCGCCGACGCCAGCGGCCTGCAACTGGGCGAGCAGCGGTTGATGGTGGTCGATCACATGATGGGCGCCCAGATCGCTCACCCACTGGCGGGTTGCTTCGCGCGAGGCGGTGCCGATCACGGTCATCTGCGTGAGTTGCCGCGCCAGCTGCACGAGGATCGAACCGACTCCGCCGGCCGCGCCGACCACCAGCAGGCTTTGCCCGGCACCGCCGCCTTCGGCGACGCCAAGGCGGTCGAACAGCAGCTCCCAGGCAGTGATCGCGGTCAGCGGCAGGGCGGCGGCCTGGGCGTCGCCGAGGCTGCGGGGCTTGTGCCCGACCAGGCGCTCGTCGACCAGGTGCAGTTCGCTGTTGGTGCCCGGGCGGATCAGCGAGCCGGCGTAGAAGACTTCGTCGCCGGCCTTGAACAAGGTGACGTCATTGCCCACGGCCTTGACCACGCCGACAGCGTCCCAGCCGAGCACCCGCGGTTCAGTCACGGCGACGCCGGCGCGAATCTTGGTGTCGACCGGGTTCACCGACACGGCGCGGACCTGCACCAGCAGGTCGCGCGGGCCGGGCGTCGGTTCGGGCAGGTCGATGTCGATCAACGCATCGGCGACGTCGATGGGGCCGTTGCGGGTGTAGGCGATAGCTTTCATGGCGAAGCTCCTGAAGGGGGTGTCAGTACATGGGACCAGTCTGTGCTTCCGCTGACTCCGGAAAAAGAGGCAAAATCGGGTAGCACTTTCACTGGAGCCGTGAAAATGGTTCGTCTTGATGACCTCGGTCTGTTCGTGCGTTCGGCCGCGCTGGGCAGTTTTTCCAATGCCGCGCGTGAGGCCGGCCTGTTGCCGGGCCAGGTCAGCGCGGCGATCCAGCGCCTGGAGCGCGAGCTGGAT includes these proteins:
- a CDS encoding zinc-binding alcohol dehydrogenase family protein — its product is MKAIAYTRNGPIDVADALIDIDLPEPTPGPRDLLVQVRAVSVNPVDTKIRAGVAVTEPRVLGWDAVGVVKAVGNDVTLFKAGDEVFYAGSLIRPGTNSELHLVDERLVGHKPRSLGDAQAAALPLTAITAWELLFDRLGVAEGGGAGQSLLVVGAAGGVGSILVQLARQLTQMTVIGTASREATRQWVSDLGAHHVIDHHQPLLAQLQAAGVGEVTHVASLTHTDSHFEQLIEALQPQGKLALIDDPASLDVVPMKRKALSLHWELMFTRSLYQTADMIRQHELLERVAELVDQGVLKTTFGEHYGTINAANLRRAHQLLESGRAQGKIVLEGF
- the nfsB gene encoding oxygen-insensitive NAD(P)H nitroreductase — encoded protein: MSLHSLSKTRYTTKAYDAAKRIPDETFQELLTLLRHAPSSVNSQPWHFVVAATPEARQQIAAAGMHEGYAYNEGKVLNASHVIVFCTRTSMTDEHLDAVLAQETADGRFDTEQAKAGTAASRLSYVNLHRYDQKDLQHWMEKQTYLALGTLLLAAAASGVDATPIEGCDFRALDKALGLREKGYTSVVVAALGYRAESDFNAKLPKSRLPEATVVSWL
- a CDS encoding NADH:ubiquinone oxidoreductase subunit N, which translates into the protein MHDPSAAAFWCSTSALVLLLTAVILLGVIAWSSVATLLLRRRELANGHTRVLIWDAKVALRRVETVFERFFWGGYWQPARSFQEVMGDLGGTPLDTSLAALKLHCRVLDEEMGEGNWHWLKDARELSNVATSLARQRFLMECAEPAQAGEINGELEMLVYTWTTQLRTFEHHLDSLENEYS